TCGGCGTCCCGGAGAAACTTCAGGCAGGCATCGCCCATTTGGAGGCGGGAGAGAGCCTTCATGAGTCCGTCCGGCTGCAGAAAGCCGCGCGGAGTCCCGGTGTGGCGGACTGGCCGAGCGCTGCGATGACTCTTGGCGGCGCGTTTCCCGAGGAACTTGTGGGCGCGGAGGTCGGGTTTAACCGCACCGATGTCCGTGCCGCTGAATGGCCAGGCGCGGGCGCAGTGGCCACTGCCCGCGGACTGTCTGCGGCGTGGTCCTCGGTGGTTCACGATTCAGCCACCACCCACCGGCTCGATCCCGAAGTCCTCAAGCGGGCAACTATGGTGCGCAGCGAGGGAGAACCGGTATTCCCCGCCCCCGCACCGTGGCCGCGGTGGGGGGCCGGGTTCCAGCTTGATTCAGGTGCGCGGCGCTATGTCACCGCTGACGGAATGGGGCACGACGGCGCCGGCGGGCAGGTGGCGTTTGCCGAGCCGGCGCTGGGGCTGAGCTTTGCTTTCCTGACCAACTGGATGGAGGCCGGTGATGATCCCCGGGGCACAGAAATAGTCAATGTCCTCAGGGATGTCCTGGCAAAGTAGCCTCCGGGCCGGCGTCGGCATTCTGAAATCACGGGATAAAGGAATCTACGGTAGATTTCCGCAAGGAGAATGCGCACCGGAATTGCACGAGATTGAGGCCTTGACTAGATGTCCACGTCTGATTACATGAAAACGCCCAAAAACACGTATGCGCCTCACATCCGGCCGAGACCCGACCGCCAGCCCAGACGTCCCCAATCTGGAAAGCTGCGCCTTCTCTTTGAAGCCGTCCTAATCCTCATCATCGTTATCCTCCTTGCCGAAGGCGGTAATGACTCAGGTTCCGCTGCGGCTCCGGATGAGGATGCGGTGACCGCCTCAGCAAAGCCCACCGGTCCGGCTGCGGCGCCCGTTTTTCCCGGTGAGATGCGCGGCGATGTTGTGGGACAGCCCGGCGATTCCCTCACCATCGACGGGCTAAGTGTCACCGCCTCGGAACTCTTTGACGGAAAGACGACGACGTATGACGATTCGCCGTCCCTGTGCACGTCCACCACACTGAAAAACAACTCCGGTGCCGTGATTACGTTCGACACCTTTGACTGAAATCTTCAGACACCCGGCGGGGTAATCAATTACACCGTCCACTACGGCAGCGATAATCAGCTGAGCGGGGGCGGAAAAATAGCGCCGGGCGGCTCGACCAGCGGCGACGTGTGTTTCTCCAATGATGAAGCCGGTCCGGGGCAGTATGTCCTGCTCTACACGCCCCCTCTCACCTCCGACTATCAGCCACCTTCCGGCCGTACCGCCTGGCTCCATTTCCGGTAGAGCGGTTTTCCCAGCCTCCGCAGCGAAAAGCGGGGATCACGGGTGCGCCCCGCTCAGGCTGTGGCAGCCGCGCGGGTTCCAGGCACAAGCTGCAGGGCAAACAAGGTATCCAGGACCAGCTGTATCGGTTCGGTGCCGGCCATGCTGCGGCGCACCACCGCATAGATGGAACGGACCGGAGCCGGGCGGACCACCGGGATCCGGCGGACGTTGGCCGGCAGCTGCTGGGCGCTCAGCGCCGGCAGCACGGTGATGCCGATGCCGGCGCTGACGAAGGCAATGGCGGTGGCGTAGTCGTGGGCTTCGATCTGGAAGGTGGGGGTGAAACCCGCGGCCGCGCAGGTGTCCAGCAGGTTCAGCCGGCACAGCCCGTGGGCGAAGTCATTGTCCACCCACTGTTCCCCGCCCAGTTCCGCCAGCTCGATCTCCGGCCGGCCGGCAACGGGATGATGATCGGGCAGCACCGCAACGTAGGGATCGTCCACCAAGTGGTGGGCGTCGAAGCCGCTGCCCGGAGTGATGACCCCCTTGCGTCCGACCACCAGCTGGATATCCGGGCGGTCCTCCGGGTCGGGAGCGACGTCGTCGCGCAGCTGAAGTTCCAGCCGGACGCCGGGCATGTCCGTGGTTAACCGCCGGGCCACTGCGGGCATCCAGGCGGCGCCGACGGAAGCGAAGTAAGCCATGGACAACCGCCCGTTCCGTCCGGTCCGCAGATCGGACAGCACCGCCTCCGCCTCACTGAGCCGGGCCAGGATCTCTTCCGCCTGCGCCGCCACCGCCAGCCCCGCCGCCGTCGGGCGCAGACCGCGGCCGGCGCGCTCGAGGAGGGTGAGGCCGGTTTCGCGCTGCAGGGCCGTGAGGTGCTGGCTGACCGCCGAGGGTGTGTACCCGAGGTTGGCCGCGGCGGCGGCCACGGAGCCGCTGGCCACCACGGAGGAGAAGATTCGCAGCCGGTGCATATCCAACATGCCGCTGACTCTACAGCTGGACTGAAGTGTGGATCAAGAATCGGAACTGGTGCTAAAGCCCGGAGCGGGGAAGACTACAGGCATGACATCTACAGCCTCCCGCAGCATTTCCGTTTCCAGCGGCACCACTCCGCGCCTGTGGGCCGCGATGGCGGTGACCGTGGTGCTGTGGGCGTCGGCCTTTGTGGGCATCCGGTCCGCCGGCGCGGACTACTCCCCCGGCGCCCTGACGCTGGGCCGGATCGCGGTGGGGGCGGTGGCGCTGATGGCCATTGCCGCGGTGGCGGGACGACGACGCCGGGTGGCTGCAGCGGCTTCCACCGGCGGGGCGGACGGCGCCTCGGCGCGCGGACGGCTCCGGGGCCGGATCCTGGCCCTCGTGATTGTCTGGGGGCTCGCCTGGTTCGGGGTGTACAACCTGGTGCTGAATGCGGCCGAACGGCATCTGGATGCGGGCACCGCGGCGCTGCTGGTGAACCTGGCGCCCATGATCGTGGCTGTGCTCGCCGGACTGCTGCTGGGCGAGGGCTTTCCGCGGCGGCTGATCATTGGCATGCTGGTGGCCTTCGCCGGCGTCGCCGTCATCGCGGCCGCCACCTCCACCGGGACCGTCGATCCGGCGGGCGTGGGGCTCGGCCTTGCCGCAGCCGTGCTCTACGGCGGTGCTGCGACATTGCAAAAGCGGCTGCTGCAGTACGTGGACGCGGCCACCATGACGTGGATCGGGTGCCTGGCCGCGGCCGTGGCCTGCCTTCCGTTCCTCCCCGAACTGGTCCGGGAGCTGTCCGCCGCGCCGCTGTCCTCCACGCTGGCCGTGGTGTACCTCGGGGTCTTCCCCACGGCGATCGCGTTCACTACCTGGGGCTACGTCCTGGCGCGGTTCAGCGCCGGCCGCACGGCCGCCACCACCTATGCGGTGCCGGCCGTGGTGGTGCTGCTGTCCTGGCTGCTGCTCCGTGAGGTGCCGCCGGTTGCGGCGCTGTTCGGCGGGGCGCTGGCCCTGGCGGGTGTCGCGGTGGCGACGCTGCCGCGGCGGCGGCCCGCCGCCGTCGTGCGTTAGTCCTTACTCGATCCCGTCCCGGATGATCGGGCAGGCCCTTCAGCACGCGGCCTGTCCTTTGCTTAGAGCTCTATCCAGCCTTGGGTCAGGGCCAGCACAGCTGAAACAGCTCCTGCCACTGTCATGAGGAAGAGAACCAGCTCCCCTCCACGGAAGACTCGCTGCCCTTGTTCCCGGCGGGCGATCACAAACAGGACGGTGCCGGGGGCGTAGAAGATCATCGACAGCAGCACCAGTGGCAGGCCGGCGGCGTAGACCAGGAACACCGCGTAAATGGTGGCGATGACGGCAATGGCCAGGTCGACCCGCCGGACGCGGCGCGGGGCTCCTTCATACGTTTCCCCGCTCCAGCCGAGCTTGAGGGCGTAGAGGGCCGCGAACAGCAGGGAAAACAGCGTCAGCACAGCGGTCATGTCCAGTGCAAAGTCGAAGGCGTCCTCGGAGAAGTACGTGATGACCATGACCAGCTGGCTGAGCAGGGTGCTCAGCAGCAGGGCGTTGACCGGGACATCGTCGTCGCTGACCCGGGACAGGAACCGCGGCATGTCCTTCTCCGTGGCGGCCACGTACAGGACCTCCGCTGCCATGAGGCTCCAGGCCAGGTAGGCCCCCATCACCGAAATGACCAGGCCGGCGCTGACGAACACCAGTCCCCAGCTCCCCACTCCCGATTCCAGGACGCCCGCCATGGATGGTTGGCGCAGTTCGGCGAGCTGTTCCATCGGCAGGACCCCGTAGGAAACGATCGTGACCGAGGCAAAGATGGCAAAGACGCTCAGAAAGCCAAGGATGGTGGCCCTGCCAACGTCCTCCCGCCGTCGGGCATGGCGTGAATATACGCTGGCACCTTCAACCCCGAGAAAAACGAAGACGGTCACCAGCATCGTGTTGCTGACCTGTTCGAACAGCGGCCCCGTGTAGGCCGCCCCCGTGAGGTTTCCCGCGAAGACGGCGGGGTCGAACAGGAAGACGGCAAACAGCACGAAGACCAGGATGGGCACAACCTTGGCGATCGTGACTATCCGGTTGATGGCCGTGGCTTCTTTGATGCCGCGTCTGATCAGGAAGAAGAATCCCCACAGCCCGGCCGAGGACAGCACGACGGCGGGAAGGGTGTCCCCTGCGCCCAGCTGCGGAAACAGGGCTCCCAGCGTGGACATCGTGAGCACCCAGTAGGTGACGTTTCCAACGCAGGCACTGGCCCAGTAGCCCGCTGCGGAGAAGAACCCCACGTAGTTTCCGAAGCCGGCCTTGGCGTAGGAGAAGATCCCCGCATCCAGCGCCGGCTTGCGCAGGGACAGCCGCTGGAAGACGAAGGCCAGCATCAGCATGCCCGAACCCGCAATCAGCCAGGCGACCAGCGCACCCCACACCCCGGTTTCCTCGGCGAAGCGCTGGGGCAGGGAAAACACTCCTGCCCCGACCATGGAGCCGATCACGACGGTGGTGAGGGTCAGCAGTGAGAGCTTGGCCGTTGGAGCCTTCTCCCCGGAAACAGGAGCAGACATGGTTCTTTTCCAATCGGGTGTGGCGGCCGCTGAGGCAACACGGGTTAGACAACAGTGGAGGGGCGGACCGCTTCCTGTCTGGGATCTTCCGTCGGAAGCCTGACTATTATCCTCCGAATGTCAGCGGGATCCGAATCGGCAGCCAGCACCTCGAGGCGGTAGCCGGGCGTTCGAATCAGGGAAAGGCCCCGCTAGGACCAGTGCACCGGCACGGCCAGCCGGAGCTGTTCGGGCTGGGCCAGGGCGGGCACGTCGAGGCCGCGCTCCTGCAGCGCCCGGAACTCCAGCAGCTGCAGCAGCAGCCCCACGGACTGCCGGCCGATCGCCAGGCCGTCCACGTCCACGGAGGGCACGCCGGAGGCGCCCAGGGCCGCCGCGGTCCGGCGGTCTCCGCTGACCACCAAATCCTGCGGCACCCGGACGCCGCGCAGCTGCAGGGCGTACATCAGTCCCAGCGCCACCGGTGAGGCGTATACCAGGACGGCGGTGGCGCCGGTGGCCAGCACGGCGTCGGCCTGCCGGATCCCGCTTTCGGCCAGCGGCGGCACCGGGCCCACCACGGTCAGCTCGGCCCTGCCCTGGAGCGCCTGCCGGATCGCGGCGGTGCGCATCTCGTGCGGCCAGGACCCTTCCGGGCCGCCCAGATACGCGATCTTCCGGTGTCCGCGGGCGGCCAGCTCCTGCGCCAGCTGGGCAAAGGCCGCGGCGGTGTCGGCGGTCACCGAGGGCACTCCGGGAAGCTCGCGTTCAATCAGCACCGTCGGCGCCAGCGTGGTGGCGTGCTCCACGATGTCCCGGTTGGCCTGCGAGGCGTTGAGCACCAGGCCGTCCACCTGCTCGGCCAGCCGTTCCAGCGCCCGGCGGTCCGCGTCCGTCGCCATGCCGTTCACGGCCATGGTCAGGTGGTTGCCGGATTCCTCGGCCGCGGCCTGCGCGCCCTCGATGATCGGGGCGAAGAACGTGTTCTGGATGCTCGGCAGCACCAGGGTCAGCAGGCCGGTCCGGCCGCGGGCCAGGGCACGCGCGGTCCGGCTCGGCTCAAAGCCCAGCGCCTCGGCGGCCCGGCGGACCCGGGTAATGGTCTCCTTGGCCACGAGTTCCGGCCGGCCCAGGGCTCGTGACGCCGTCGCCTTCGACACCCCCGCCGCGGTGGCAACGTCGTCAAGTGTGGCCATGTCAGCCCTTCCTTTTTGTTTGACGCTACCGTACGGGCAGCGCGGGGCCGGGACCGGCGGGTTGGGCCGGTAACAAACCTGAAATACGGATTCGCTAGGGTAGTCTGCAATCGGTTCCACAACCGGTTACATTCATTGTTGCCTGCTTTTTACCTGCCGTCACTTCTGATTCGGGGACACCGCCCTATGCTGCGCAGACCCAAGCTCCTCATCGCGCCGGGAGCACTTGTGCTGGTGCTGGGATTCGCCATCCCGGCCCTGCTGATGCTCTTCAGTCCGCCGGGCACCGGACCCCTGGAGGTCCTGTCCCGCCTCGGACAAATGCTCACCGACCCGTACGACCTCAAGATCATCGGCCGGACCCTGGTGTACGGCCTGACCGTGACCGTGCTGTGCGTGGTCCTGGGCTTTCCGATCGCTTTCCTGCTGGCCCGCTCCACGTCCCGGTTTGCCGGTATGTGGCTGGCGCTGGCCATTTTCCCGCTGCTGCTGAGCAACGTGGTGCGCACCTTCGGCTGGCTGGTGATGCTGGGCTCCAACGGCGCCATCGGCAAGCTCCTGGTGGCCCTGGGCCTGACGGACCGCGGTCCGCAGTTGCTCTACACACCGCTGGCCGTGGTCCTGGGCATGCTGCAGCTGTTCCTGCCGCTGGCCATCATCACCTGCTATTCGGCCATCGCGCAGGTGGATAAAAACCTCGACGACGCCGCCCGAGGCCTGGGTGCCTCCCGCACCCGGACCCTGTGGAGCGTGGTGGTTCCGCTGTCCCTGCCCGGCATTGTCGTGGCCGCCACCCTGGTCTTCGCCGGTGCTGCCACCGCCTACACCACCCCGTACCTGCTGGGCGGAACCGGCCAGCGGGTGCTCTCCACCCAGCTGTTCACCTACTCCAGCGTCACCGTGGACTGGGCCGCGGCGTCGGCCACTGCCCTGCTGATGACGGTGCTGGTGTTCCTGGTTTCCGGGCTGTCCTCCTTCCTTGGATCACGAAAGGGGAAGGTGGAATGAAAACCCGTCCCGTCCTGCTCTCGCTGGCCGTCCTGGGCTACGCGGTGATGATTGTGCCCATCCTGTTTGTGGTGCTGACGTCCTTCACCGCCGGCAGCACCCTGTCCTTTCCGCCCTCCGGGTTCTCCCTGAAGTGGTTCGACAAGGCGCTCTCCTACACCCCGTTCATGGAGTCGCTGACGTCCTCGCTGCTGCTGGCCGTGGTGTCCACCGCGCTGGCCCTGGCGCTGGGTGTCCCGGCGGCACTGGCCATTGCGCGCAGCCGGCTGGCGCACACACCGGCCCTGCAGACCTTCTTCGCCTCCCCGCTGATTGTGCCGGAACTGGTCATCGGCCTGGCCCTGTACCAGCAGCTGGTGATCACCCTGCGCGCGGACGCCTTCTGGACCCTGCTGCTGGGGCACGTGATCATCCTGATTCCGTACACCGTGCGGGTCACCGGCTCCACCCTGGCGCTGAGCGACCTGAGCATCGAGGACGCCGCCCGCGGCCTCGGCGCCTCTCCCCTGCACACCTTCCGCACCGTCACGCTGCCGCTGATGCGCCCGGGCCTGATTTCCGCGGCACTGCTGAGCTTCATCACGTCCTTCAACAACGTGCCGCTGTCCCTGCTGCTGCAAAGCCGGGATTTCAGCACCTTCCCGATCACCATGCTCGACTACGTCCAGCAGTCCTACGACCCCATGATCGCCGCCATGTCCACGCTGATCATGGCCGGCACCGTCATCATTGCCATCATCGCTGAGCGGACCGTGGGCTTCGCCAGAATCTTCGGAGGTATCAACTCGTGAGCACGCCCGCAGCAGAGTTCATCAACATCAGCCAGAACTACGGCGCCGCCCTGGCCGTGGACTCCATCAACCTGCAGATCGAGGAGGGCAAGCTCACCACCCTGCTCGGGCCCAGCGGCTGCGGCAAGACCACCAGCCTGCGGATGCTCGCCGGCTACCTGCAGCCCACCGGCGGCCGGATTCTGATCGGCGGCTCCGACGCCACCGCGCTGCCGCCGGAGAAACGCAACCTGGGCATGGTCTTCCAGTCCTACGCGCTGTTTCCGCACCTGACCATCGCGGACAACGTGGGCTACGGCCTGAAGCTGCGCAAGGTTCCCGCTGCCGAGCGCAAGGCCCGCATTGCCGAATGCTTGGACATGGTGGGCCTGGGACACCTGGCCGGGCGCAAGCCCAAGGCCCTCTCCGGCGGGCAGCAGCAGCGCGTGGCGCTGGCCCGCGCCATTGCCATCCGGCCGCGCCTGCTGCTGCTGGACGAGCCGCTGTCCAACCTCGATGCCCGGCTGCGCGTGCAGATGCGGGCCGAAATCCGGCGGATCCAGGCCGAAACCGGACTCACCGTGGTTCTGGTGACCCATGACCAGGATGAAGCGCTGGAAATGTCGGACTCGATGGTCCTGATGCGTGCCGGCAGAATCGAGCAGACCGGCGCTCCGGAGGACGTCTTCACCCGCCCCGCCAGCCGTTTTGTCGCGGACTTCCTGGGCTACGAGAACTTCCTGGAGCTGCCCGGCCGCGGCCTGGTCACCGTCCGTCCCGAGCACATGCGCCTGGTGGCGGCGGACTCCGCGCCCGACGGCGGCGGGCTGGCCCTGGATGCGGTGGTCACCTCCGTGGCCTACCGCGGCACCGACGAAATTGTGACCGCCCTGGCCGGCGGCCACAGCCTGCAGGTCTCGGTGCACCGCAATTCGCAGAATGCCGCCTTGCCGGCCCTGCGTCCGGGCGACGCGGTCCGTGTGGCCGCCGCCGCCGGGGACATCATCCACCTGCCCGCAGACCCGGTGCCCGCCGCAGCAGCCTAAGCCACCCGTCGTCGTCGTCCCCTTCGATTTTTACCCGCACCACCGTCTCATCCGCTGCCCTGAACCTACGCCGCACATCCGTGCCGCGTACCACCGAAAGGAACCGAACCACCATGACCTCCCCCCGCACCCGCGCCGCCAAGCTTTCCGCCGCTGCCTCGGTAGCCGTCACCGCTGCCCTGGTCCTTTCCGGCTGCGGCGCTGACGCCGGCAGCGCCGATGATTCCCAGACCCTGGTCCTGAGCACCTTCGCCTTTGGCGTGGAGGACTTGGAGGAGGCCATCGTGAAGCCGTTCGAAGAGAAGACCGGCATCTCCGTGGAGATCGAAACCGGATCCAACGCGGACCGCCTTTCCAGCCTGGAACTGGCCGGCGGGGACAGCGGCGTGGACGTCATGCTGATGTCCGATTTCTACGCCGCCATGGGCGAAGAGAAGCAGCTGTTCCAGGCCGTGGACGCCGACGCAGTGCCGCACCTGGCGGAGATCGCGGACTTCGCGACGTCGGAGGACTTCTCCGGCCCGTCCTACAGCTACCAGCTCAACGGCGTGATGTACCGCAGCGATGACCTCTCCGCGGAGCAGGCCGCCAGCTGGGACCTGTACGCGGACAGCAGCTACGCCGGGCGGCTGGCCTTCCCGGACATCTCCACCACCGGCGGGCAGCTTTCCGTGGCTGCCGTGGCGGACAGCTACGGCTCGGACGCCTATGACATTGACGCGGCGCTGTCCACGATTGGCGGCTGGAACCCGAACATCCTGAAGTTTGTCTCCTCCTCCACCGAAATCACCAACCTGCTGGTCCAGGGCGAAATTGTTGCCGCTCCCACGCTGAACGGGTTCGCCACGGACCTGATCGCCTCCGGCGAGCCGATCGCCTGGACCGCCACGGACACGGGCAAGTTCATGGCCACCAACCGGGTGATGATCCCCGCCGGCGCCGAGCATCTGGACGCCGCGCACCAGTTCATCGACTACCTGCTCTCCGTGGAGGCGCAGACCGCCTCGGCCGAGCTGGTGGGTGACCTGCCGGTAAACCCCGGCGCCGCCGTGCCGGAGAGCCTGACCAACGTGGTGGGCGAGATTGCCGAAGACCCCATTGCCGCCGGGTTCTCCACCCTGGACTTCCCCACCATCGTGGCGAACTACGACTCCTGGGTTGACCGGTTTGCCCGTGAGGCCTCCTCCAAGTAATCCCCGGCGCGTCCGCTGCGGCGCCGCCCTTGAAAGACAGGAACCATGAATACACCCGCCCAGCCTGCGCCGTCCGCCCTGCAGGAGTTTGCCGCCCGGCTGCCCAAAACGGATCTGCACTGCCACCTGATCGGTACCGTCCGCGCGTCGACCTTCGCCGACCTTGCCGCCAAGGCCGGACTGGACCTGCCCGCGGACCCGGAGACCATCTTCGCGAACATCTCCTCGGTGATGCGGGACTTCACCCCGTACCGCAACGCGCGGATCCCGATCGTGGAGGACTACAGCCTGGACCCGGCCGGCGAGCGGTATTCGCTGTTCCAAGTTTCGGACTGGGTGATGCAGTCGCTGACCGAACCGGCGGACCTCACCCGCATCACCTATGAAGCGTTCGAGGACGCGCACCGTGCCAGCAATACCCGGCACCTGGAACTGTTCATTGACGACGTGCCGCCGCGGATGCCGGAGCTGGGCTACGCCGGCGCGGTGGCCGCCTATGTGGAGGGCATCCAGGCCGCGGAGCGGGACTTCGGCATGAGCGGGCGGCTGGTGGTCGGCATCGACCGCAGCAAGGACGGGGCCTACGCGGTGGCCCGGGTGCAGCAGATCCTGGACGCGCCCAGCCCGTACGTGGTGGGCATTGGCCTGGACAACCTGGAAACGGCGGGACCGCCCGAGCGCTTCGCCGAGGCCTACCAGCTGGCCGGCGCGCACGGACTCAAGCGCACCGCGCATTCCTCCGAGCACGCGCCGGTGGCCGTTAACACGGTCACCTGCCTGGATGTGCTGGGCTGCGACCGCATTGACCACGGCTACTTTGTAATGGAGGACGACGCCGTCATTGCCCGGCTGCGGGAGGACCAGACCCCGTTCACGGGCATTTTCACCACCTCCCGCCGGTCCTGGCGGCCGTGGCGGCGAGCTTCCATCAAGGCCATGATCGACGCCGGCCTGAACGTCATCCTGGCCTCCGATGATCCGGGCATGTTTCCCACCACGCTGGCCAACGAGTACCGGATTGCCGTGGACGAGCTGGGCCTGGACCGGGCCTGGCTGCGCCGCTCGGCGCTGGCCGGCGTTGATGCGTGCTGGCTGACGGACGCCGAAAAGGCTGCGCTGAAGGCGTCCATGACGGCGGAGATTGACGCGCTGGAGCAGGAACTGTTCGGCTAATTTCCAACGCCCGACGCCGGTGTCCGCTCTGCGGGCACCGGCGTTTTCTTTGGGGTGCTTAGTCGGCGTGCTTTACTCGATCGGGTCGCGGATGATTGGGCAGGTCATGCAGTGCCCGCCGCCGCGGCCCCGGCCGAGCTCGGCGCCCACAATCGGAATGACCTCGACGCCGGCGTTGCGCAGCGCCGCATTGGTTTGGGTGTTGCGGTCATACGTGAGCACCACGCCGGGCTCGAGCGCGACGGCGTTGTTCGCGCTGTCCCACTGCTGGCGTTCGGAGGCGTAGTAGTCCCCCGCGGTCTCGACCAGGCGCAGCTGCCGGTGGCCCATGGATTCGGCGACGACGTCGACAAAGCGGCGGTCCCGCTCGTCGCGCACTTCCAGGCCCGGAGCCTTGTCGGAGGGGTGGATGGTGAAGGCGTGGATGCCGTTCACAATGGCCGGGTGGATGGT
This genomic interval from Arthrobacter citreus contains the following:
- a CDS encoding LysR family transcriptional regulator, coding for MLDMHRLRIFSSVVASGSVAAAAANLGYTPSAVSQHLTALQRETGLTLLERAGRGLRPTAAGLAVAAQAEEILARLSEAEAVLSDLRTGRNGRLSMAYFASVGAAWMPAVARRLTTDMPGVRLELQLRDDVAPDPEDRPDIQLVVGRKGVITPGSGFDAHHLVDDPYVAVLPDHHPVAGRPEIELAELGGEQWVDNDFAHGLCRLNLLDTCAAAGFTPTFQIEAHDYATAIAFVSAGIGITVLPALSAQQLPANVRRIPVVRPAPVRSIYAVVRRSMAGTEPIQLVLDTLFALQLVPGTRAAATA
- a CDS encoding LacI family DNA-binding transcriptional regulator yields the protein MATLDDVATAAGVSKATASRALGRPELVAKETITRVRRAAEALGFEPSRTARALARGRTGLLTLVLPSIQNTFFAPIIEGAQAAAEESGNHLTMAVNGMATDADRRALERLAEQVDGLVLNASQANRDIVEHATTLAPTVLIERELPGVPSVTADTAAAFAQLAQELAARGHRKIAYLGGPEGSWPHEMRTAAIRQALQGRAELTVVGPVPPLAESGIRQADAVLATGATAVLVYASPVALGLMYALQLRGVRVPQDLVVSGDRRTAAALGASGVPSVDVDGLAIGRQSVGLLLQLLEFRALQERGLDVPALAQPEQLRLAVPVHWS
- a CDS encoding basic amino acid/polyamine antiporter codes for the protein MSAPVSGEKAPTAKLSLLTLTTVVIGSMVGAGVFSLPQRFAEETGVWGALVAWLIAGSGMLMLAFVFQRLSLRKPALDAGIFSYAKAGFGNYVGFFSAAGYWASACVGNVTYWVLTMSTLGALFPQLGAGDTLPAVVLSSAGLWGFFFLIRRGIKEATAINRIVTIAKVVPILVFVLFAVFLFDPAVFAGNLTGAAYTGPLFEQVSNTMLVTVFVFLGVEGASVYSRHARRREDVGRATILGFLSVFAIFASVTIVSYGVLPMEQLAELRQPSMAGVLESGVGSWGLVFVSAGLVISVMGAYLAWSLMAAEVLYVAATEKDMPRFLSRVSDDDVPVNALLLSTLLSQLVMVITYFSEDAFDFALDMTAVLTLFSLLFAALYALKLGWSGETYEGAPRRVRRVDLAIAVIATIYAVFLVYAAGLPLVLLSMIFYAPGTVLFVIARREQGQRVFRGGELVLFLMTVAGAVSAVLALTQGWIEL
- a CDS encoding ABC transporter ATP-binding protein produces the protein MSTPAAEFINISQNYGAALAVDSINLQIEEGKLTTLLGPSGCGKTTSLRMLAGYLQPTGGRILIGGSDATALPPEKRNLGMVFQSYALFPHLTIADNVGYGLKLRKVPAAERKARIAECLDMVGLGHLAGRKPKALSGGQQQRVALARAIAIRPRLLLLDEPLSNLDARLRVQMRAEIRRIQAETGLTVVLVTHDQDEALEMSDSMVLMRAGRIEQTGAPEDVFTRPASRFVADFLGYENFLELPGRGLVTVRPEHMRLVAADSAPDGGGLALDAVVTSVAYRGTDEIVTALAGGHSLQVSVHRNSQNAALPALRPGDAVRVAAAAGDIIHLPADPVPAAAA
- a CDS encoding DMT family transporter, producing MTSTASRSISVSSGTTPRLWAAMAVTVVLWASAFVGIRSAGADYSPGALTLGRIAVGAVALMAIAAVAGRRRRVAAAASTGGADGASARGRLRGRILALVIVWGLAWFGVYNLVLNAAERHLDAGTAALLVNLAPMIVAVLAGLLLGEGFPRRLIIGMLVAFAGVAVIAAATSTGTVDPAGVGLGLAAAVLYGGAATLQKRLLQYVDAATMTWIGCLAAAVACLPFLPELVRELSAAPLSSTLAVVYLGVFPTAIAFTTWGYVLARFSAGRTAATTYAVPAVVVLLSWLLLREVPPVAALFGGALALAGVAVATLPRRRPAAVVR
- a CDS encoding extracellular solute-binding protein; amino-acid sequence: MTSPRTRAAKLSAAASVAVTAALVLSGCGADAGSADDSQTLVLSTFAFGVEDLEEAIVKPFEEKTGISVEIETGSNADRLSSLELAGGDSGVDVMLMSDFYAAMGEEKQLFQAVDADAVPHLAEIADFATSEDFSGPSYSYQLNGVMYRSDDLSAEQAASWDLYADSSYAGRLAFPDISTTGGQLSVAAVADSYGSDAYDIDAALSTIGGWNPNILKFVSSSTEITNLLVQGEIVAAPTLNGFATDLIASGEPIAWTATDTGKFMATNRVMIPAGAEHLDAAHQFIDYLLSVEAQTASAELVGDLPVNPGAAVPESLTNVVGEIAEDPIAAGFSTLDFPTIVANYDSWVDRFAREASSK
- a CDS encoding ABC transporter permease encodes the protein MLRRPKLLIAPGALVLVLGFAIPALLMLFSPPGTGPLEVLSRLGQMLTDPYDLKIIGRTLVYGLTVTVLCVVLGFPIAFLLARSTSRFAGMWLALAIFPLLLSNVVRTFGWLVMLGSNGAIGKLLVALGLTDRGPQLLYTPLAVVLGMLQLFLPLAIITCYSAIAQVDKNLDDAARGLGASRTRTLWSVVVPLSLPGIVVAATLVFAGAATAYTTPYLLGGTGQRVLSTQLFTYSSVTVDWAAASATALLMTVLVFLVSGLSSFLGSRKGKVE
- a CDS encoding ABC transporter permease, with the translated sequence MKTRPVLLSLAVLGYAVMIVPILFVVLTSFTAGSTLSFPPSGFSLKWFDKALSYTPFMESLTSSLLLAVVSTALALALGVPAALAIARSRLAHTPALQTFFASPLIVPELVIGLALYQQLVITLRADAFWTLLLGHVIILIPYTVRVTGSTLALSDLSIEDAARGLGASPLHTFRTVTLPLMRPGLISAALLSFITSFNNVPLSLLLQSRDFSTFPITMLDYVQQSYDPMIAAMSTLIMAGTVIIAIIAERTVGFARIFGGINS